From the genome of Virgibacillus proomii, one region includes:
- the recU gene encoding Holliday junction resolvase RecU, with protein MNYPNGKKRNGSVSNHRPYRFGNRGMTLEEDINDTNTYYLAIKRAVIHKKPTPVQIVRVNYPKRSAAVITEAYFKQASTTDYNGVYREKYIDFEAKETKNKTIFPLANIHDHQIEHMKAVVEQGGISFMIIRFSTLDETYFFPAEKLFKHWNVKLNGGRKSIPYQTIQQKGYLIPFQYKARVDYLAIIDKLYF; from the coding sequence TTGAATTACCCAAACGGTAAAAAAAGGAATGGCAGTGTTTCTAATCATCGTCCATATCGGTTTGGAAATCGCGGTATGACGCTTGAAGAAGATATAAATGATACAAATACGTATTACTTAGCAATAAAAAGAGCTGTCATTCATAAAAAACCAACCCCTGTACAAATTGTGCGAGTTAATTATCCGAAGCGTAGTGCAGCGGTTATTACAGAAGCTTATTTTAAACAAGCGTCAACAACAGATTATAATGGAGTATACCGTGAAAAATATATTGATTTTGAAGCAAAGGAAACGAAAAATAAAACAATTTTCCCCTTAGCTAATATACATGATCACCAAATCGAACATATGAAAGCAGTGGTCGAACAAGGAGGAATTAGTTTCATGATTATCCGCTTTTCGACACTTGATGAAACTTACTTTTTCCCTGCTGAGAAACTTTTTAAACACTGGAACGTCAAATTAAACGGTGGAAGAAAATCCATTCCGTATCAGACGATCCAGCAAAAGGGATACCTTATCCCTTTTCAATATAAGGCAAGAGTTGACTATTTAGCAATTATTGATAAGCTTTATTTTTAG